A stretch of Hemicordylus capensis ecotype Gifberg chromosome 9, rHemCap1.1.pri, whole genome shotgun sequence DNA encodes these proteins:
- the LOC128334173 gene encoding F-box/LRR-repeat protein 8-like, whose product MEFTASCSMEISTPTKDVWNYIPVELLIHIFSYLPLKGRNTAFSVCQRWAETVSSPSVWSFTEISFNTVDACKGDLLVRLYQFLQHIEHLKIVVDQTQHLYRIQVNKILDVLFWRGQNVRALCIVCCGDNLYFYSCPDILQSFSGLIKSAEQTDFQYINLRKTSFNLNNDLVLWIVYRNSNLHTLLFNYHRSDLTILSPDTIFSVLRCCPGLAVLGIHLASFSEDVFHVLLNPSRGPLKFLGIFCDGEVSPIPEEVWSTLTERHPQLRVGLEFGPLVHTVIISRFLKPNIPVSALHFNGCICMVNHIRYITDTYFRTLEKLVFYTSASENLNQALIELALGSENLKEIYCSCPVSPAVINAFLVHCPRLIRYTLKKNPLY is encoded by the exons ATGGAATTTACAGCCAGCTGCTCCATGGAGATCTCCACACCCACCAAGGATGTCTGGAACTACATCCCAGTAGAACTTCTGATCCACATATTTTCCTACTTGCCTCTCAAAGGCAGAAATACAGCCTTCTCCGTCTGCCAGCGCTGGGCTGAGACAGTTTCTTCCCCTTCTGTTTGGAGTTTCACTGAGATCAG TTTCAACACAGTGGATGCATGTAAGGGAGACCTGTTGGTGAGACTGTACCAGTTCCTGCAGCATATTGAACACCTGAAGATTGTGGTTGATCAGACGCAACATCTCTATCGTATCCAGGTCAACAAGATTTTAGATGTGCTGTTTTGGAGGGGCCAAAATGTGAGAGCACTCTGTATTGTGTGCTGTGGAGATAATCTTTATTTCTATTCTTGCCCAGACATCTTGCAGAGCTTCAGCGGACTTATTAAGTCAGCAGAACagacagattttcagtatattaaCTTGCGAAAAACTTCTTTTAATCTGAACAATGACTTGGTCCTATGGATTGTATACCGCAACTCCAATTTGCACACCTTGTTATTCAACTACCACCGCTCTGATCTAACTATCCTCAGTCCAGATACCATCTTTTCGGTTCTGAGGTGTTGTCCTGGACTAGCTGTATTGGGGATCCATCTTGCATCCTTCTCTGAAGATGTATTTCACGTACTGTTGAACCCAAGCAGAGGACCCCTAAAATTCTTGGGCATCTTCTGTGACGGCGAAGTaagccccatccctgaagaggtttggtctactctgactgagaGACACCCACAACTCCGGGTAGGGTTGGAGTTTGGACCCCTGGTCCATACTGTGATAATATCTCGCTTTTTAAAGCCCAATATTCCTGTGTCCGCTTTGCACTTCAACGGCTGCATATGTATGGTGAACCACATTCGGTATATTACTGACACCTATTTCAGGACTTTGGAGAAACTGGTCTTTTATACTTCCGCCTCTGAGAATCTCAACCAGGCGCTCATAGAGCTGGCATTGGGCAGTGAGAATCTGAAGGAGATCTATTGTTCCTGTCCAGTTAGCCCAGCTGTGATCAATGCTTTCCTCGTTCATTGCCCCCGTCTGATCCGATACACTCTAAAAAAGAACCCTCTCTACTAA
- the LOC128334141 gene encoding F-box/LRR-repeat protein 8-like — MSTPAQDFWNGVPEEILAHIFSYLPFEDRHMAFKVCQRWAKAISVHYVWKFTEISTEDMSEPCMQKQLQPFLFHMKHLKIVLDPYLGVCPRNFTQILNMLTWQSHEVQALCIVVVCCGEGLFFSSCPDILQSFRRLCDNPHKIDLQYLDLRETPFTLDNRLVRLIATSSPNLHTLLIHNHPVRIITLRPETIAEVLRVCPKLSALGVYYAMLSEEVFRELLKPSRGPSRFLDIFCEDMHHYIPERLWFALTERHSQLRVGLEFAPLVPVWRTYRILTPSIPVTDLQFSCRTYMVPQLRFVLQQDFGEAGLFF, encoded by the exons ATGTCCACACCTGCCCAGGACTTCTGGAACGGTGTCCCTGAAGAAATCCTGGCCCACATATTTTCCTACTTGCCTTTTGAAGACAGACACATGGCCTTTAAAGTGTGCCAACGCTGGGCTAAGGCCATTTCTGTCCATTATGTCTGGAAGTTTACTGAGATCAG CACAGAGGATATGAGTGAACCGTGCATGCAGAAGCAACTGCAGCCGTTCCTGTTCCACATGAAACACCTGAAGATTGTGCTTGATCCATACCTGGGGGTATGCCCGAGGAACTTCACTCAGATTTTAAACATGCTGACTTGGCAGAGCCATGAAGTGCAGGCGCTGTGTATTGTTGTTGTGTGCTGTGGAGAGGGTCTTTTTTTCTCTTCTTGCCCAGACATCCTGCAGAGCTTCAGAAGACTCTGTGACAACCCACACAAGATTGATCTTCAGTATCTTGACTTAAGAGAAACTCCTTTTACTCTAGACAACAGGTTAGTCCGACTGATTGCAACCAGCAGCCCAAATCTGCACACCTTGTTAATCCATAACCACCCCGTTAGGATAATTACCCTCAGGCCAGAGACCATAGCAGAGGTTCTGAGGGTTTGTCCTAAATTATCTGCATTGGGAGTCTACTACGCCATGCTCTCTGAGGAGGTGTTTCGTGAATTGTTGAAGCCCAGCAGAGGACCCTCCAGGTTCTTGGATATCTTCTGTGAGGACATGCATCACTACATCCCTGAAAGGCTTTGGTTTGCTTTGACTGAGAGACACTCGCAGCTCCGTGTTGGGTTGGAGTTTGCTCCCCTGGTTCCAGTATGGAGAACGTATCGGATTTTAACGCCAAGTATTCCTGTCACTGATTTGCAATTTTCCTGCCGTACATATATGGTGCCACAGCTTCGGTTTGTTCTACAGCAAGACTTTGGAGAGGCTGGTCTTTTTTTCTGA
- the LOC128334140 gene encoding F-box/LRR-repeat protein 8-like — MSTPTKDFWNDVPEEILAHIFSYLPFKDRHMAFDVCQRWFKAVSVPSVWSFTEIRCNTENMSEDDMLRRLQQFLCSIKHLKIVLDPSQQLDRCQVTQIFDRLSCQSHKVRGLSIECGGSGPYFFSGQDILESFRTLCENTSELDLQYIDFRQMPFTLDNRLIRLIASSSPNLHTLLINNHPTGIIILEPETVIEVLRVCPKLSALGVYNGLLCENLFRELVTPSRGPLRFLDVFCEGLHNYIHEELWSSLTERHPQVRVGLEFGPTFPSWNIPLILMPNIPVIALQFSSSTNILRLIWFVTASYGRTLEKLVLRPTPSEDLNLSLIELAERCVHLKEIHCSCAVSQAVIDAFLLNCPGLIRYTLSKHPPF, encoded by the exons ATGTCCACACCCACCAAGGACTTCTGGAACGATGTCCCTGAAGAAATCCTGGCCCACATATTTTCCTACTTGCCTTTTAAAGACAGACACATGGCCTTTGATGTGTGCCAGCGCTGGttcaaggcagtttctgtcccttCTGTCTGGAGCTTTACTGAGATCCG CTGTAACACAGAGAATATGAGTGAGGACGACATGTTGAGGAGGCTACAGCAGTTCCTGTGCAGTATCAAACACCTGAAGATTGTGCTTGATCCCTCCCAGCAACTCGATCGGTGCCAGGTCACTCAGATATTTGACAGGCTGTCTTGTCAGAGCCACAAGGTGCGGGGGCTGAGTATTGAGTGCGGCGGAAGTGGTCCCTATTTCTTTTCTGGCCAAGACatcctggagagcttcaggaCACTCTGTGAGAATACGAGCGAGCTTGACCTTCAGTATATCGATTTCCGGCAAATGCCTTTTACTCTGGATAACAGGCTGATCCGGCTGATTGCATCCAGCAGCCCGAATCTGCACACCTTGTTAATCAACAACCACCCCACTGGAATAATTATCCTTGAGCCAGAGACAGTCATTGAAGTTCTGAGGGTTTGCCCTAAACTATCTGCATTGGGAGTCTATAACGGCCTCCTCTGTGAGAATCTGTTTCGGGAATTGGTGACACCAAGCAGAGGACCTTTGAGGTTCTTGGATGTCTTTTGTGAGGGCCTGCACAATTACATCCATGAAGAGCTTTGGTCTTCTCTGACTGAGAGACACCCACAGGTCCGTGTCGGGCTGGAGTTTGGTCCTACATTCCCCTCATGGAACATACCTCTGATTTTAATGCCAAATATTCCCGTGATTGCTTTGCAATTTAGCTCCAGCACAAACATTCTGAGGCTGATCTGGTTTGTTACTGCCAGCTACGGCAGGACTCTGGAGAAGTTGGTCCTTCGCCCCACCCCATCCGAGGACCTCAATCTCTCTCTCATAGAGCTAGCAGAGAGATGTGTGCATCTGAAAGAGATTCACTGTTCCTGTGCAGTTAGCCAAGCAGTTATAGATGCTTTCCTCTTGAATTGCCCAGGTCTGATCAGATACACTCTGTCAAAGCATCCTCCCTTCTAA